The Pandoraea vervacti DNA window CACAACTTGAAGTAGGTAATGGCGCCCAGCACGACGATGCCGCCGATCGCCACGCCTGCGAACGTCGCGATGAGGATGGGTTCGTGGTACGGGATCGCCTCCAAAGTGAGGCGACCGAAGATCAGCTTGACGATGTCCATAAGCTCGAACCTGGAATCATTCGCGCGCAAGGCGCGTCGTTGTCGGGAAGACGGGCGCGATATGCCGCCATGCACCCAGGCTTCCCACTCATTGCGTCACCACGTCATCAAGTCACTGCGCACGTTACTGCGCCAGCGCGGAACCGGGCGCGCGTTGCGCATCCAGTGCGAACCGCACGGTGTTCTGCGCCGTACACATGGCGTCGGAAAGCAGCGCGTCGGCAGCGTCGGCGGCGTCGGTGCCGCGCGAGCGCCCTCGGTTGGCGTGTGAGTGGTTGGGCTGGGCCATCATGTCCTTCAGACACGTCTGGCCCGACTGCACACAACGGTTCAGGATGGCGTCGTAAAGGTCAGGGGCGACATCGGCGTAATACTTCACCGGCACCCATTCGCTCGGTTTTGCGAGCGCCTCGTACTTGTCACGCGAGAGGTTTTCGCCTTTCGCTTTCACCTGCCTGACCCAAGCGTCAAACTCGTCCGCCGTCATGCCGTGAAACTTGAAGCGCATGCCCGAGAAGCCCGCGCCACTGTAGTTCGCGGAGAAGCCGTCGTACACGCCGGGCTTGTTGATGACCGCGTGCAGCTTCGTCTCCATGCCCGGCATGGCGTAGATCTGACCGGCGAGTGCCGGCACGAAGAAGGAGTTCATCATCGTGGTCGAGGTCAGCTCGAAGCGAATCGGCCTGTCCACGGGCGCGGCCAGTTCATTGACGGTCGCAATGCCCTGATCCGGATAAAAGAACAGCCACTTCCAGTCCATCGCGACCACTTGCACGGTGAGCGGGCGCGTGTCGGGCGGTATGTCGCGTCTGGCGTCGATGCGCTCGAGCGGACGGTAGGGGTCGAGCTTGTGCGTGCTGACCCACGTGAGTGCGCCGAGCGCAATGATGATGAGCAGCGGGGCTGCCCAGATCAGCAGTTCGAGCAGCGTCGAGTGATCCCACTCCGGGGTGTAGACGGCGTTCTTGTTCGATGCCCGGTATCGCCAGGCGAACAGCAATGTCAGCACGATCACCGGAACGATGATCAGCAACATCAGAACGGTGGAAATGATGATGATGTCCCGCTGCCTCACCGCGAGATCCCCCGAAGGCGACATCAGGACGGTATTGCAGCCAGACAGCAGCGCGAAGGCGGGGAGTAAAAGTACCCCGCGGCGGAACTTGGGGGAAGTCATGCTGCGATCGATGGAACCGTAGCCTTAGACCGTACCCATCATGGACCCCGCATCTTGATGCATCAATTTAGGGTAAACCCTATAGCGGTGACTCACGATACCTGCGATGCTTTTCTGGCACGAGTGTCATCGTCATCCCGATCCGCGAGGGGGTCCGATAATGTCAAGCAGTGCTCATCAATCGCCCACGCCGGGCGTACCCGCCGCGCCGACGGCGCACGATCACGGGAGTAAGTCCCGCATCGCGCCAGAGGAAATCGCGGTCGGCGTGGTGGTCGGACGCGCCTCCGAGTATTTCGATTTCTTCGTGTTCGGCATTGCCGCCGTCCTCGTCTTTCCTCACGTTTTCTTCCCATTCGCTGACGGTCTTCACGGCCTGCTGTATTCGTTCACGATCTTCTCCTTCGCGTTTATTTCACGACCGTTCGGCACGGCGCTGTTCATGAACGTGCAGCGTCGCTGGGGGCGCAGCGTGAAACTCACGGCGGCGCTGTTCGTGCTCGGCACGGCCACGGCCGGCATGGCCTTTTTGCCGGGCCACGGGGTGTTGGGCGATCGTGCGATCTGGCTGCTCGCATTCTTCCGCCTGTTGCAGGGTATCGGCTTCGGCGGGTCGTGGGACGGGCTGCCGTCGTTGCTTGCGATGAATGCGCCGCCGCAGCGACGCGGCTGGTATTCGATGATGGGGCAATTGGGCGCGCCCATCGGATTCATCATCGCGGCGTCCCTGTTCCTGTTCTTGCACTGGAGTCTCGACCCGGACGACTTTCTGACCTGGGGCTGGCGTTACCCGTTCTATGTCGCGTTTGCCGTGAACGTGGTGGCGCTCTTTGCACGGTTGCGGCTGGTCGTGACGCACGAGTACACGGCCATGCTCGAAGAGGGGCAACTGGAGCCGATCAGCACGCGGGAGATGGTGCGCTCGCAGGGCTACAACATCTTTCTCGGCGCCTTCGCCGCGCTCGCGAGCTACGCGCTGTTCCATCTGGTGACAGTGTTCCCGCTGTCGTGGATTTCGCTGCAAAATACGCAGGACCTCAATAGTGTGCTGATCGTGCAGCTATGCGGGGCGGTGGTCGCGATTATCTGCACGGTGATCTCGGGGCGCATTGCCGATCGCATTGGCCGGCGGACCACTTTGGGGCTTTTCGCGATCTTCATTGCCGTTTTCGCCCTGTTCGCGCCGTTCCTGATGGGCGGCGGGTCGGCCCAGCAGGACATCTTCATTCTGGTCGGCTTCGGCCTGCTCGGCCTCTCTTACGGGCAGGCCGCAGGCACGGTGACGTCGAATTTCGAGCAACGCTTCCGTTACACCGGCGCGGCGCTCACGACCGACTTCGCGTGGTTGTTCGGGGCCGCATTCGCACCGCTCGTCGCGCTCGGATTGTCGGCAGAATTCGGGCTGATCGCCGTGAGCGGCTATCTGCTTTCCGGGGCGGTCTGCACGTTGCTGGCGCTGCGCATCAACAAGGCGCTCGAAACGAAAGACTGATTTTCTGCATGACGTTGTATGCCACCAACGGCGCGAGAATGTTCGCGCCGTTGTCACGTCTGTGACTTGTGGCTTTGCTCATACCTCGTGGAGCATGCCGACAATGGCCTCGGTGATGTCGCGTGTGCGCGAATCGTGCTCGCGATGAATCATGCCGACCGTGCGCAGCAAAGGGGGCTCGGCGATCGGCACGATGCGAAGCAGGGGGTCGGACTGCCAGTCGCCACGGTGCAGCAACGGCAGCACGCAGACGCCGACGTTCTTGCGTACGAGCGCCACGATCGTTTCGATGGAGTTGAGTTCGAGATATTCCGTCACGCTCAGTTTCGCTGCGCGTAACGCCTGCTCGACGACCAGTCCCGTGCGAACGCGACGGTCGAAACGCAGGAAGGCAGCGTTGTCGAGAATGCGTTGCGGATCGGACTCGGTGATGTCGCGGTTCACGACCATGACCATCGGTTCAGTGTAGAGCGGCGTCCACACCAGACCGTCCGCGCGGGCATCGTCGGCGCGTGCCACGACCGCAGCGATATCCACTTCACCCTGTTCGACGAGATCGGTCAGTTCGTCCGATCGCGCCGACGTCAGGCGCACGTCGAGTCCCGGATGCGCCGTCTTCAGTTCGGCCACGACCAGCGAGAGCGCGCCGATGACCGAGACCACCGCGCCGATGGTCACGGGCCCCTGCATGGTGGCGGCGGGCGTGGCGGTCAGCTCGGCAGTGAGCGCCAGGATTTGTTCGACGCGAGGAAACAGATCGCGCCCCTGCCGCGTGAGGGTGATCTGGCGTGCCCGGCGGTCGAAGAGCCGCTGGCCCACGGCGTCTTCCAGGCCGCGCATCTGCAAGCTCACGGCCGCCTGCGTGAGCGCAGCGCGCTCGGCCGCTGCCGCGAACGAACCGGTTTGCGCGACCAGCCGGAAGGTCTTCAGCATGCGCAAGGTGAGCATCGGATAGTTAAAAATAATTTAATTGTGAAAAAGAAATATTAATATTTATTTTTTGTGCGCGGAAGACATAATCGTGTCATGCCCATTCCTCATGACCGGATGGCCCGGCCTGAGGCGAATCGACGCAGCATTGCCGACCCACACAACGCGCTCATGACCATGCCCGCAGACGCTGGGCCGGTGCTCGACGTCACCGGACTGTCGCTGAAATTCTCGAAGGCGCCCGACGCACCGAACCTGATCGACGGCGTCTCGTTCGCCGTGCATCCCGGCAAGACGCTGTGCATCGTCGGCGAGTCGGGATGTGGCAAGAGCGTGACGTCGCTCTCGCTCATGGGGCTGTTGCCCAGTCCGCCGGCGAATGTCGTGGCCGGTCGCGCCATGTTCGAAGGCCGAGACCTGCTCGCGCTGGATGAACGCGAATTCGCCGATCTGCGCGGCAACCGGCTCGCGATGATCTTTCAGGAGCCGATGACATCGCTCAATCCGTCCTTCACCGTCGGTCACCAGATCGAGGAGGGCATTCGACGTCATCGCGGACTGGACCGCCGCGCCGCGCGAGCCGAAGCACTCGACATGCTCAAGCGCGTTCGCATTCCCGCGCCGCAAACCCGGCTGGACAACTATCCGCATGAGCTGTCCGGCGGCATGCGTCAGCGCGTGATGATTGCGATGGCGCTGGCCAACCGTCCCGCGTTGCTCATCGCGGATGAACCAACGACAGCGCTCGACGTCACCATTCAGGCGCAGGTGCTCTCTCTCATTCAGACGTTGCAACACGAGACAGGCACGGCCGTGGTGCTCATCACCCACGATCTCGGCGTGGTGGCCGAGGTCGCGGACGACGTTGCCGTGATGTACGCCGGGCGGATCGTCGAATATGGCACGGTGAGCGAAATCTTCGACGACCCGCAGCACCCGTACACCATCGGGCTGATGGGGGCGATTCCGTCCATCGGCAAGCGCGAAGGCACGCTTGCGACGATTCGCGGCGCCGTGCCGTCGCCCGAGCGCATGCCCGCCGGCTGCCGCTTTGCGCCGCGATGCCCCTTCGCTGAAGCGCGGTGCACCCGGGAGGTACCCCCGCAGAGAAAGTTGTCCGGCGCGCACCGTGTTGCCTGCTGGCTTGCGCCGGTGGAAGCGCAGACATCGCCCGTTCGCCAAGCGGTGATCGCATGAGCACGCCCACCCCGATTCTCGAAGCGCGCGAGCTCACGAAGCACTTCGGCGGCCATCGCGTCGGTTTCTCGCGCGCACCGACCGTGTATGCCGTCAACGGCGTGTCGTTCGCCGTGCAGGCGGGCGAGACCTTCGCCATCGTGGGAGAGTCCGGCTGCGGCAAGTCGACGCTGGGGCGTCTGCTGTTGCGTCTGCTCGATGCGACACAGGGTGAAGTGCGCTATCAGGGCGAAGACATCATGACGCTGGGCGCCGGCGCGATGCGACGACTGCGGCGCGAACTCCAGATCATTTTTCAGGATCCGTTTGCCTCGCTCAATCCGAGCATGACCGTCGGCGGACTGATCGGCGAGCCCATCGCGCTGCACGGCCTGGCGCGCGGGCGCGCGAAGGACGAGCGCGTGGCGGAGCTGCTGCGCACCGTCGGTCTGCAGCCCGATTACGCGCAGCGGTTCCCGCACGAGTTTTCCGGCGGCCAGCGTCAGCGCATCGGCATTGCGCGCGCGTTGGCCGGTGAGCCGCGCGTGATCGTCGGCGATGAACCGGTCTCCGCGCTCGACGTCTCCGTGCAGGCGCAGGTCATCAACCTGCTGGAGCGCCTCAAACACGACTTCGGCCTCACGCTCATCATGGTCGCGCACGATCTGGCGGTGATCCGTCACATGAGCGACCGCGTGGCGGTGATGTACCTCGGCGAGATCGTGGAGTTGGCGAGCGCCGACGCGCTTTTCGATAACCCGCTGCATCCGTACACGCAGGCGTTGCTTCAGGCGATTCCGGCGAGCCGTCCGCACCTTCGACGCGCGCGTGCCCCGCTGGGTGGCGAGTTGCCGAGCCCGACCGCGCCGCCGCCGGGATGCCGTTTTCATCCGCGTTGCCCGCACGCGCGCGACGCGTGCCGCGAGCAACGGCCGGTGACCGAAGTGCTGGTGGACGGACGTCAGATCGCATGCCACTTCTGGCGGGACATCCAGAACGCCGGGGCCAGTCCTGCGCGCGCCACCGCGCCAAGCGAGAAGCTCGGTGAGCGACTCGCGCTGTATCGCGCGCGTCAGGCGCAGGCCGGCGGCGCTGCCGTCGACACGCTCAGCACCGCAGGCACCATCAGCAACACCAGCGCGACCTCTGCATAACCACACCTTTACAACACCATCACACAGACAAGGGATCCCACGCATGCGCAACGTTCTGCTCGATCTTGTTTTGGCGGCGGCTCTGACGACCGGGGCAGCCTCGGCCATGGCGCAATCGACGCTGCGCATCGGCCTGCAGGAAGACATCGGTTCGCTCGATCCCGCGCGCAGCTCCCAGGTGGTCGACCGCATGGTGCTGCGCTCGCTGTGCAGCTCGCTCGTCGATATCGACACCGACCTGAAGTTCGTGCCGATGCTCGCCACCGCCTGGAACGTGAGTTCGGATAACAAGACCTGGACGTTCCGCCTTCGCAAGGGCGTGAAGTTCCACGACGACGAACCCTTCAACGCCGCAGCCGTGAAAGCCAACCTCGATCGCGCACGCAGCATGCCGGCGAGCAACCGCAAGAGCGAATTGTCGTCGATCGATCACGTGGATGTCGTGGACGACGCGACCGTCAACATCGTACTCAAGACGCCGGACTCGGCGCTGCTCGCCACGCTGTCCGATCGCGCGGGCATGATGCTCGCGCCGAAGTCGCTCAAGGACGACGCCGCCGTGCAATCGCATCCGGTTTGCTCGGGGCCGTACAAGTTCGTGCAGCGTGTGCAGAACGATCGCGTGGTGCTCGAAAAATTCCCGGGCTTCTGGGACGCCGACAAGTTCGCGATCCAGAAGGTCATCTATCTGCCGATTCCGGATACGACGGTGCGCCTCGCCAACGTGCGCTCGGGCTCGCTCGACATGCTTGAACGCCTGTCCCCGTCCGACGTGAAGTCGGTCAAGCGCGACGCGAATCTCACGTTCATCTCGATGGACGGGCTGGGCTACTACGGACTGACGTTCAACGTGGCCGCCAATGCGAACAAGGCGCTGCGAGACAAGCGGGTGCGGCAGGCGTTCGATCTGTCGATCGATCGCGACGCCATCAATCAGGTGATCGGCGGCGGCATTTTCACCCCGGCGAATCAGGCGTTGCCGCGCTCGGGGCAGTATTACGACGCGTCGATCAAGACGACGAAGCGCGACGTGGCCAAGGCGAAAGCGCTGCTCAAGTCGGCCGGTTTCGAGAAGGTCGACGTCACGCTGAGCTTCGGCAACAGCACCGTCTCCAACCAGATGGCGCAGATGCTGCAGGCCATGCTCGCCGAGTCGGGCATTACGCTCAAGCTGCGTCCGATGGACTACGCGGCGGCGCTCGACGCGGCGCATCGCGGCGACTTCGATGTGCTCTATAACGGCTGGTCGGGACGCGTGGATCCGGACGGCAACCTGCACCAGTTCGTCTCGTGCAAGGGCAATCTGAACTACGGCCAGTATTGCAATGCGGAAGTCGACAAGCTGCTGGGCGAGGCCCGTGTGAAGTCGACGGTCGCCGAGCGCAAGCCGCTGTATGACGCCGCGAACAAGATCCTCGCCGAGGACGATCCGATTCTGTATCTGTACGTGCAGCCCTGGCCGTATGTGCTCTCGAAGAAGGTGCAGGGCTTCGTCGCCTATCCGGACGGCCTCATCCGCCTGCGTGGCGTGAGCCTCAAGGGCTAAGGAGAGCGTCGCCATGCTGCGCCTCGTCGCCCATCGCGCGCTGGTTGCGATTCCCACGCTGATCATCGTGTCGATGATGATCTTCGGGCTTCAGAAGATGTTGCCCGGCGATCCCGTGCTGGCGATGGCCGGGGAAGACCAGAACCCGCAGGTGATCGCCGCGCTGCGCGAGAAGTATCACCTCGACAAGCCGCTACCCACCCAGTACGCCCTGTGGATCGGTAGTGTGCTGCATGGCGACCTCGGCAACTCGCTTCGCACCGGTGAGCCCGTGACGTCGCTCATCGCGCAGAAACTGCCCGTCACGCTGCAACTGGCCATGTTCGGGCTGGTGATCGCCATTGGCATCGGCATTCCGCTGGGCATCGTGTCGGCGGCCAATCGAGGCCGTGCGATCGATTACGGATCGAACGTGCTGGCGCTCTCGGGCATGTCGATCCCGAACTTCTGGCTCGGCATTCTGCTGATCTTCCTCGTCTCGGTACGCTGGCAGTGGCTGCCCTCGTCCGGCTACGTACCGCCGGGCGAGGACTTGTGGATGAGCTTCAAGACCATGGTGATGCCCGCTTTCGTGCTCGGGGCGGCGCTGGGCGCACAACTGATGCGGCACACGCGCAGCGCCATGCTCGGCGTGCTGCGCACCGATTACATCCGCACGGCACGCGCCAAAGGCCTGCTGCGCGGCACGGTGGTGCTCAAGCATGCGTTTCGCAACGCCCTGATTCCGATCGTGACGGTGCTGGCGCTGATCTTCGGTGAATTGCTCGCCGGCGCGGTGCTGACCGAGCAGGTCTTCACGATTCCCGGCTTCGGCAAGCTGGTCGTGGACGCCGTGTTCAACCGCGACTACGCCGTGGTGCAGGGCGTGGTGCTGGTCACCGCCGTGAGCTTCATCGTGCTCAATCTGCTGGCCGACGTGCTGTACGTCCTGCTCAACCCGCGCCTGCGTCGCGCCTGAGACATCTTTCGAACATGGCTGCCATTCAGACCTCATCGACTCCCTCCGGCGCCGCGCCGGCGCCCACTGTGGGAAGCGCGCAGTCCCTGCCGCGGCGGCGCTACCGGGGGTTACGCAAATTCGCGCGTAACAAGGCGGCTGTCGTGGGCGCGATCATCGTCGCCTTTGCCGTGCTCGTTGCGCTGCTCGCGCCGTGGATTTCCCCCTACGATCCGATCGCTACCAGCTTCATGACGGTGCGTCAGGCGCCAGGCGCGTTGCACTGGTTCGGCACCGACGAATTGGGGCGCGACATTCTCGCGCGCATGATCTACGGCGCGCGTGCATCGCTGGCCGCCGGCGTGGTCTCGGTGGGCATCGCAGTGATCGTTGGCGTACCGCTGGGCCTGCTTGCAGGCTACTTCGGTCGCTGGGTCGACGCCATTGTGTCGCGGCTGGCCGATGCGCTGCTCTCCATCCCGTTCCTGATTCTTGCCATCGCGATGGCGGCATTTCTCGGCGCGAGCCTCACGAACGCGATGATCGCCATCGGCGTGTCGGCCATGCCGCGTTTCGTACGGCTCGCACGCGCGCAGGCGCTTACCGTCAAAGCGGAAGACTACGTGGAAGGCGCGCGCGCCATCGGTCTGACGGATGCGCGCATCATCGTGCGCTACATCCTGCCGAACGTGCTGCCGCCGATCATCGTGCAGGCGAGTCTCACGGTCGCCACCGCGATCATCGCCGAAGCGAGCCTGTCGTTTCTCGGATTGGGGCAACTGCCGCCGCTGCCGTCGTGGGGCTCGATGCTCAACACGGCGAAGGACTTCGTCGAGCAAGCGCCCTGGATGTCGATTTTTCCCGGTATCGCCATCTTTCTGACGGTACTCGGTTTCAACCTGCTGGGTGACGGCCTGCGAGATGCACTGGATCCTCGCGAGCAGTGACGGTCCCAACGGCTTTGCACCATGTCGGCAGCATTATTCCAACCACGATAAATAAAGGACAACAGCGACTCCCATGACGCAATTCAACTGGCAAAACCCTTATCCGACGCCGCGCCTGCCGGTGTTCGCCCGCAACATCGTGTCGACGTCGCATCCGCTCGCGGCGCAAGCCGGTCTGCGCATTCTGTGGCAGGGCGGCAATGCCGTCGACGCCGCGATTGCCGCCGCCGCGTGCATGACCATCGTCGAGCCGGTATCCAACGGTCTGGGCGGGGACTGCTTTGCGCTCGTGTGGGACGGCAAGCAGGTGCACGGCCTGAACGCGTCGGGCACCGCGCCGGGCGCGTGGAGTGTCGACTACTTCCGCAAGAAGTACGGCGAGGAGCACGGCATTGCCAAACAGCCGATGCGCGGACTCGACACGGTCACCGTGCCCGGCGTGATCGCCGGTTGGGAAGCGCTGCACGCGAAGTTTGGCAAGTTGCCGTTCGCCGACCTGATGGCCCCGGCCATCGAGATCGCTGAGCGCGGTCACGCCGTGGCGCACATCGTCGCGCGCAAATGGGCGGCGGCCGTGCCCGAGCTGAAAGACCAGCCGGGTTACGCGCAAACCTTCATGCCGAACGGCCGCGCA harbors:
- the cyoA gene encoding ubiquinol oxidase subunit II, with translation MTSPKFRRGVLLLPAFALLSGCNTVLMSPSGDLAVRQRDIIIISTVLMLLIIVPVIVLTLLFAWRYRASNKNAVYTPEWDHSTLLELLIWAAPLLIIIALGALTWVSTHKLDPYRPLERIDARRDIPPDTRPLTVQVVAMDWKWLFFYPDQGIATVNELAAPVDRPIRFELTSTTMMNSFFVPALAGQIYAMPGMETKLHAVINKPGVYDGFSANYSGAGFSGMRFKFHGMTADEFDAWVRQVKAKGENLSRDKYEALAKPSEWVPVKYYADVAPDLYDAILNRCVQSGQTCLKDMMAQPNHSHANRGRSRGTDAADAADALLSDAMCTAQNTVRFALDAQRAPGSALAQ
- a CDS encoding MFS transporter is translated as MSSSAHQSPTPGVPAAPTAHDHGSKSRIAPEEIAVGVVVGRASEYFDFFVFGIAAVLVFPHVFFPFADGLHGLLYSFTIFSFAFISRPFGTALFMNVQRRWGRSVKLTAALFVLGTATAGMAFLPGHGVLGDRAIWLLAFFRLLQGIGFGGSWDGLPSLLAMNAPPQRRGWYSMMGQLGAPIGFIIAASLFLFLHWSLDPDDFLTWGWRYPFYVAFAVNVVALFARLRLVVTHEYTAMLEEGQLEPISTREMVRSQGYNIFLGAFAALASYALFHLVTVFPLSWISLQNTQDLNSVLIVQLCGAVVAIICTVISGRIADRIGRRTTLGLFAIFIAVFALFAPFLMGGGSAQQDIFILVGFGLLGLSYGQAAGTVTSNFEQRFRYTGAALTTDFAWLFGAAFAPLVALGLSAEFGLIAVSGYLLSGAVCTLLALRINKALETKD
- a CDS encoding LysR substrate-binding domain-containing protein is translated as MLTLRMLKTFRLVAQTGSFAAAAERAALTQAAVSLQMRGLEDAVGQRLFDRRARQITLTRQGRDLFPRVEQILALTAELTATPAATMQGPVTIGAVVSVIGALSLVVAELKTAHPGLDVRLTSARSDELTDLVEQGEVDIAAVVARADDARADGLVWTPLYTEPMVMVVNRDITESDPQRILDNAAFLRFDRRVRTGLVVEQALRAAKLSVTEYLELNSIETIVALVRKNVGVCVLPLLHRGDWQSDPLLRIVPIAEPPLLRTVGMIHREHDSRTRDITEAIVGMLHEV
- a CDS encoding ABC transporter ATP-binding protein, translated to MTMPADAGPVLDVTGLSLKFSKAPDAPNLIDGVSFAVHPGKTLCIVGESGCGKSVTSLSLMGLLPSPPANVVAGRAMFEGRDLLALDEREFADLRGNRLAMIFQEPMTSLNPSFTVGHQIEEGIRRHRGLDRRAARAEALDMLKRVRIPAPQTRLDNYPHELSGGMRQRVMIAMALANRPALLIADEPTTALDVTIQAQVLSLIQTLQHETGTAVVLITHDLGVVAEVADDVAVMYAGRIVEYGTVSEIFDDPQHPYTIGLMGAIPSIGKREGTLATIRGAVPSPERMPAGCRFAPRCPFAEARCTREVPPQRKLSGAHRVACWLAPVEAQTSPVRQAVIA
- a CDS encoding ABC transporter ATP-binding protein encodes the protein MSTPTPILEARELTKHFGGHRVGFSRAPTVYAVNGVSFAVQAGETFAIVGESGCGKSTLGRLLLRLLDATQGEVRYQGEDIMTLGAGAMRRLRRELQIIFQDPFASLNPSMTVGGLIGEPIALHGLARGRAKDERVAELLRTVGLQPDYAQRFPHEFSGGQRQRIGIARALAGEPRVIVGDEPVSALDVSVQAQVINLLERLKHDFGLTLIMVAHDLAVIRHMSDRVAVMYLGEIVELASADALFDNPLHPYTQALLQAIPASRPHLRRARAPLGGELPSPTAPPPGCRFHPRCPHARDACREQRPVTEVLVDGRQIACHFWRDIQNAGASPARATAPSEKLGERLALYRARQAQAGGAAVDTLSTAGTISNTSATSA
- a CDS encoding ABC transporter substrate-binding protein, which produces MRNVLLDLVLAAALTTGAASAMAQSTLRIGLQEDIGSLDPARSSQVVDRMVLRSLCSSLVDIDTDLKFVPMLATAWNVSSDNKTWTFRLRKGVKFHDDEPFNAAAVKANLDRARSMPASNRKSELSSIDHVDVVDDATVNIVLKTPDSALLATLSDRAGMMLAPKSLKDDAAVQSHPVCSGPYKFVQRVQNDRVVLEKFPGFWDADKFAIQKVIYLPIPDTTVRLANVRSGSLDMLERLSPSDVKSVKRDANLTFISMDGLGYYGLTFNVAANANKALRDKRVRQAFDLSIDRDAINQVIGGGIFTPANQALPRSGQYYDASIKTTKRDVAKAKALLKSAGFEKVDVTLSFGNSTVSNQMAQMLQAMLAESGITLKLRPMDYAAALDAAHRGDFDVLYNGWSGRVDPDGNLHQFVSCKGNLNYGQYCNAEVDKLLGEARVKSTVAERKPLYDAANKILAEDDPILYLYVQPWPYVLSKKVQGFVAYPDGLIRLRGVSLKG
- a CDS encoding ABC transporter permease; protein product: MLRLVAHRALVAIPTLIIVSMMIFGLQKMLPGDPVLAMAGEDQNPQVIAALREKYHLDKPLPTQYALWIGSVLHGDLGNSLRTGEPVTSLIAQKLPVTLQLAMFGLVIAIGIGIPLGIVSAANRGRAIDYGSNVLALSGMSIPNFWLGILLIFLVSVRWQWLPSSGYVPPGEDLWMSFKTMVMPAFVLGAALGAQLMRHTRSAMLGVLRTDYIRTARAKGLLRGTVVLKHAFRNALIPIVTVLALIFGELLAGAVLTEQVFTIPGFGKLVVDAVFNRDYAVVQGVVLVTAVSFIVLNLLADVLYVLLNPRLRRA
- a CDS encoding ABC transporter permease, whose product is MAAIQTSSTPSGAAPAPTVGSAQSLPRRRYRGLRKFARNKAAVVGAIIVAFAVLVALLAPWISPYDPIATSFMTVRQAPGALHWFGTDELGRDILARMIYGARASLAAGVVSVGIAVIVGVPLGLLAGYFGRWVDAIVSRLADALLSIPFLILAIAMAAFLGASLTNAMIAIGVSAMPRFVRLARAQALTVKAEDYVEGARAIGLTDARIIVRYILPNVLPPIIVQASLTVATAIIAEASLSFLGLGQLPPLPSWGSMLNTAKDFVEQAPWMSIFPGIAIFLTVLGFNLLGDGLRDALDPREQ